A stretch of Mya arenaria isolate MELC-2E11 chromosome 14, ASM2691426v1 DNA encodes these proteins:
- the LOC128216372 gene encoding uncharacterized protein LOC128216372 — MIGYTTALFALIAATLVIAGHDELVQCTPGIFQIIGKADCTGFFMCVFGKKVEMPPCPQRSVFSSSANVCVPKGSMYDDCKKTTEGSGGHMPVLPDLGPLSPEERCNMFGGVFPHPTECQAFYNCSVSYTHGIPRFFKQHLVECPYPQLFNTETKQCDHFENVQCGSRTEFKDGCQYRSNQCPVAHCRPCSVDLPSCVGKPDGINVHPVKLWSPFYAVCYKERTIKEERCQADENGRTQLFHPEKNECVSLDMIPREHGGMMPECGTKVDGFYQDEFGRCDRYVRCQGGKYIGTVKCAIGEVFDGTKEGCVPQEKACGPCGRLDHW, encoded by the exons atgattgGGTACACAACAGCGTTGTTTGCTTTGATCGCCGCAACATTGGTCATTGCTGGCCACGACGAACTGGTGCAATGCACCCCGGGTATATTTCAGATCATCGGTAAGGCCGACTGTACGGGCTTCTTCATGTGCGTGTTTGGGAAAAAAGTCGAGATGCCGCCTTGTCCTCAAAGATCGGTGTTCAGCTCCAGCGCAAACGTTTGTGTTCCTAAAGGTTCAATGTATGATGACTGCAAGAAAACAACAGAAGGAAGCGGAGGTCACATGCCAGTGCTGCCTGACTTAG GGCCTCTAAGTCCAGAGGAACGATGTAACATGTTCGGAGGCGTGTTCCCACACCCCACGGAATGTCAAGCCTTCTACAATTGCAGTGTCAGTTACACACATGGGATTCCCCGGTTCTTCAAGCAACACCTTGTTGAATGTCCCTACCCACAGTTGTTCAACACTGAGACCAAACAGTGTGaccattttgaaaatgtacaaTGTGGAAGCAGGACAGAGTTCAAGGATGGAT GCCAATACAGATCCAACCAGTGTCCCGTTGCCCACTGTAGACCCTGCAGTGTCGACCTTCCAAGCTGTGTAGGCAAACCTGACGGAATAAACGTTCATCCAGTAAAACTTTGGAGTCCATTCTACGCCGTATGCTACAAAGAACGCACGATCAAAGAGGAGCGATGCCAAGCTGACGAAAATGGCCGAACACAATTGTTCCATCCGGAAAAGAACGAATGCGTTTCATTAGATATGATTCCTCGAGAACACGGGGGAATGATGCCCGAGTGCGGTACGAAAGTAGACGGGTTCTATCAGGATGAATTTGGGCGATGTGACCGATACGTTCGGTGTCAGGGAGGAAAATATATTGGCACGGTGAAATGTGCGATTGGAGAGGTATTCGATGGCACAAAAGAAGGCTGCGTTCCGCAAGAGAAAGCATGCGGACCCTGCGGAAGACTTGACCATTGGTGA
- the LOC128216371 gene encoding uncharacterized protein LOC128216371, which produces MIGYITALYALAAATLVIAGQDKLVQCTPGEYEIIGKADCTGYYLCVFGNPVEMPPCPPGSVFSSSSNVCVPKGSIYDDCKKTTDGSGSHITESPDQGHLSPVERCNRDGNGVFHHPTECQAFYNCSVRYTPEIPRFFEQHLVECPYPQLFNTETKQCDHFENVKCGTRTEFKDGCQYKSNMCGSSHCIPCNVRLPSCEGKRDGINIHPVKIWTPFYVVCYKERTVKEDRCKVDENGRTQLFHPEKNECVSLDMIPREHGGMMPECGTKVDGFYLDDFGRCDRYVHCQGRKYIGTIKCAVGEAFDDTKGGCVPEEKACGPCGKLDHC; this is translated from the exons ATGATCGGATACATCACAGCGTTGTATGCTTTGGCCGCCGCAACTTTGGTCATTGCTGGTCAAGACAAACTTGTGCAATGCACCCCGGGTGAATATGAGATCATCGGAAAGGCCGACTGTACCGGCTACTACTTGTGTGTGTTTGGGAATCCCGTTGAGATGCCACCTTGTCCTCCTGGCTCTGTGTTCAGCTCCAGCTCGAACGTTTGTGTTCCTAAAGGTTCTATTTACGATGACTGCAAGAAAACAACAGATGGAAGCGGCAGCCACATAACAGAATCGCCCGATCAAG GGCATCTTAGTCCAGTGGAACGATGTAACAGGGACGGTAATGGTGTGTTCCACCACCCAACCGAATGCCAAGCCTTCTACAACTGTAGTGTTCGTTACACACCAGAAATACCCCGATTCTTTGAACAACACCTTGTTGAATGCCCCTACCCTCAGCTGTTCAACACAGAGACCAAACAATGTGACCATTTTGAGAATGTCAAATGTGGAACCAGGACGGAATTCAAGGATGGCT GTCAATACAAAAGCAATATGTGCGGCAGTTCCCATTGTATTCCTTGTAACGTCCGCCTACCAAGCTGTGAAGGTAAACGTGACGGAATAAACATCCACCCAGTTAAAATTTGGACCCCATTCTACGTCGTATGTTACAAGGAGCGCACAGTCAAGGAGGACCGATGCAAAGTTGACGAAAACGGCCGCACACAGCTGTTCCATCCAGAAAAGAACGAATGCGTTTCATTGGATATGATTCCTCGAGAACACGGAGGAATGATGCCTGAGTGCGGTACGAAAGTAGACGGGTTTTATCTGGACGATTTCGGACGATGTGATCGTTACGTTCATTGCCAGGGCAGGAAGTACATTGGCACGATCAAATGTGCTGTTGGAGAAGCGTTCGATGATACGAAAGGCGGATGCGTTCCGGAAGAAAAAGCGTGTGGACCCTGTGGGAAACTCGACCATTG CTAA